Proteins from a single region of Aythya fuligula isolate bAytFul2 chromosome 3, bAytFul2.pri, whole genome shotgun sequence:
- the GJB7 gene encoding gap junction beta-7 protein, which yields MSWAFLRDLLSGVNKYSTGIGRIWVAVVFIFRLLVYVAAAENIWKYEHDEFECNIKQPGCENVCFDHFFPVSHVRLWALQLILVSTPSLLVIFHVAYRENREKKHNQTLYKSPGEIDGGLLCTYLISLVLKTGFEIVFLILFYKLYNGFKIPHLVKCDVRPCPNTVDCYISKPTEKMIFLYFLVATSCLCIVLNLSELSYLLCKYSVKCYLKRYTKEHRGSASGCHKSGTISHRRAAAARPVHDSPLAQAPRLSVRSQSHFPFRKCLVYSVCNGMA from the exons ATGAGCTGGGCATTCCTGCGTGACCTGCTGAGTGGAGTGAATAAATATTCAACGGGAATCGGAAGAATCTGGGTAGCAGTTGTGTTCATATTCCGCTTGCTGGTTTACGTTGCGGCTGCAGAAAACATCTGGAAATACGAACACGATGAATTTGAATGCAACATCAAGCAGCCTGGctgtgaaaatgtttgctttgaccattttttccctgtctctcACGTCAGGCTCTGGGCTTTGCAGTTAATCCTGGTCTCCACCCCCTCGCTCTTGGTTATTTTCCATGTTGCTTATcgagagaacagagaaaaaaagcacaaccagACACTTTACAAAAGCCCAGGTGAGATAGATGGTGGGTTGCTGTGCACTTACCTCATCagtcttgttttaaaaacaggatttgaaatagtttttctcattctgttttaCAAATTGTACAACGGATTCAAAATACCACATCTCGTCAAATGCGACGTGAGACCGTGTCCTAATACTGTTGACTGCTATATCTCCAAGCCAACTGAGAAGATGATTTTCCTCTACTTTTTGGTGGCAACTTCATGTCTGTGCATTGTATTAAATTTAAGTGAACTGAGTTACCTCCTTTGCAAATACTCCGTGAAGTGTTATCTGAAGAGGTACACCAAGGAACATCGAGGCTCAGCAAGCGGCTGCCACAAATCGGGAACCATCAGtcacaggagagcagcagctgcaagacCAGTCCATGACAGCCCCCT AGCACAAGCACCTCGGTTATCTGTAAGATCACAATCTCACTTCCCTTTCAGAAAGTGCCTCGTTTATTCAGTTTGTAACGGTATGGCATAA